Proteins from one Mycobacterium sp. SMC-2 genomic window:
- a CDS encoding M28 family metallopeptidase has translation MVNKFTTIPAVLVVIALTAFPTGCFHRHSPQGAGNAAAFASALHDKVTTDGMMAHLAKLQDIADANNGTRAVGTPGYEASVDYVVNTLRGSGFEVQTPEFSARVFHGDKPEVTVGGKPVEAHALDFSLGTPPQGVSGPLVVVPAGEAPGCAASDYGNLPAQGAVVLVDRGGCPFAQKEDIAAQRGAIAMIVADNVDEQHMGGTLGPDTEVKIPVVGVTRSVGVQLRTAPGPATIKLNASVQSFKARNVIAQTKTGLTTNVVMAGAHLDSVPEGPGINDNGSGVAAILETAVRLGNSPQVRNAVRFGFWGAEELGLIGSRNYVESLDLTGLKSIALYLNFDMLASPNPGYFTYDGDQSLPADARGQPVVPEGSAGIERTLVAYLKSAGKTAQDTAFDGRSDYDGFTLAGVPAGGLFSGAEVKMSSEQAKLWGGTADQPFDPNYHQKTDTLDHVDRAALTVNGGGVAYAVGLYSQDLGGHNGVPTMEDRTRHVLTKS, from the coding sequence AACGCGGCCGCGTTCGCCAGCGCGTTGCACGACAAGGTCACGACCGACGGGATGATGGCCCACCTGGCAAAGCTGCAGGATATTGCCGACGCGAACAACGGCACCCGCGCGGTGGGCACTCCGGGTTACGAGGCCAGCGTCGACTACGTCGTGAACACGTTGCGCGGCAGCGGATTTGAGGTGCAGACCCCGGAATTCTCGGCGCGGGTGTTCCACGGGGACAAGCCGGAGGTGACCGTCGGCGGCAAGCCGGTTGAGGCGCACGCGCTCGACTTCAGCCTCGGCACCCCGCCGCAGGGGGTGAGCGGGCCGCTGGTGGTCGTGCCCGCCGGCGAGGCCCCCGGCTGCGCGGCCTCGGATTACGGCAACCTACCGGCTCAGGGGGCCGTGGTTCTGGTGGACCGCGGCGGATGCCCGTTCGCCCAGAAGGAGGACATCGCGGCGCAGCGCGGCGCGATCGCGATGATCGTCGCCGACAACGTCGACGAGCAACACATGGGCGGCACCTTGGGGCCGGACACCGAAGTCAAGATCCCGGTGGTGGGCGTGACCAGGTCCGTCGGCGTGCAACTGCGCACCGCGCCTGGGCCGGCCACCATCAAGCTGAATGCGAGCGTGCAGAGTTTCAAGGCCCGCAACGTGATCGCGCAGACCAAGACGGGGTTGACGACCAACGTCGTCATGGCGGGCGCGCACCTGGACAGTGTGCCCGAAGGGCCCGGGATCAACGACAACGGTTCGGGAGTGGCCGCGATACTGGAAACGGCGGTGCGGCTGGGGAATTCGCCGCAGGTGCGCAATGCGGTGCGGTTCGGGTTCTGGGGTGCGGAGGAACTCGGCCTGATCGGATCGCGCAACTACGTCGAGTCGCTGGATTTGACTGGGCTCAAAAGCATTGCGCTATACCTGAACTTCGACATGCTCGCGTCGCCGAACCCCGGGTACTTCACCTACGACGGGGACCAATCGCTGCCGGCGGACGCCCGCGGCCAGCCGGTTGTACCCGAAGGGTCGGCCGGCATCGAGCGCACGCTGGTCGCCTACCTGAAATCCGCCGGAAAGACCGCGCAGGACACCGCCTTCGACGGGCGCTCCGACTATGACGGATTCACCCTGGCGGGCGTCCCCGCCGGCGGCCTGTTCTCCGGTGCCGAAGTGAAAATGTCCTCGGAGCAGGCCAAGTTGTGGGGCGGGACGGCCGACCAGCCGTTCGACCCGAACTATCACCAAAAGACCGACACCCTCGATCATGTTGACCGGGCCGCGCTGACCGTCAACGGCGGCGGCGTCGCCTACGCCGTGGGCCTGTATTCGCAGGACCTCGGCGGCCACAACGGGGTGCCAACGATGGAGGATCGCACGCGCCACGTGCTAACCAAGTCATGA
- a CDS encoding M28 family peptidase, producing the protein MSRRLSAALLLATLLLGSCSSAPPGSPAVAPDLGRGLAGKVTADRMLTHLRALQNIANANNGNRADGTPGYDASVGYVAKALRNRGFEVLTPQFDRLYTVSPGRPVLTVAGRTYSVDQASLLVQTPPGGLTGQPVRPTQPSGCAAGDYPAMLPKGSIAIVDDARCSVVEKQNSAVAKGAAALVVLSAPAGRGAPPTLFSPGYFKQLTVPVAVANPSTATGLAGASTPIRLVLDAHNIKITSRNVLAQTKTGSSHDVIMVGAHLDSPRGGPGINDGGSGVAAVLETALQLGPLAPVNNAVRFAFWGADEDGLNGVMDYVFGMNSDQLNDIAMYLNFTTLGSPNAGFFTDDGDQSGPPAPGVTYADIPDGSAGIERTLAGYLNLAGKRPADMPLSTLADYHPFMVAGVPVGGMTAGASQPKTTVQARLWGGQAGAPFDPNYQGPRETVDNINRDALAIMGSGVAFAVGSYAAFIGGVNGVPPHDKRHRTRMP; encoded by the coding sequence ATGAGCCGTCGGCTAAGCGCGGCACTGCTGCTGGCGACTTTGCTGCTGGGGAGCTGCTCGTCGGCGCCGCCTGGGTCGCCCGCTGTCGCACCCGATCTGGGCCGCGGCCTGGCCGGGAAAGTGACCGCCGACCGGATGCTCACCCATCTGCGCGCCCTGCAGAACATCGCCAACGCCAACAACGGAAACCGCGCGGACGGCACGCCGGGCTACGACGCCAGCGTCGGCTACGTGGCTAAAGCCCTGCGCAACAGGGGCTTCGAGGTACTGACGCCGCAGTTCGACCGGCTGTACACCGTCTCCCCGGGCAGGCCGGTCCTGACGGTCGCCGGCCGCACCTACTCCGTCGACCAGGCCTCGCTGTTGGTCCAGACGCCGCCCGGCGGCCTGACCGGGCAGCCGGTCCGGCCCACCCAACCGTCGGGATGCGCGGCCGGCGACTATCCGGCCATGCTGCCCAAGGGTTCGATCGCCATCGTCGACGACGCGCGTTGCTCCGTGGTCGAAAAGCAGAACAGCGCGGTGGCCAAGGGTGCGGCCGCGCTGGTGGTGCTCAGTGCGCCGGCCGGCCGCGGCGCCCCGCCCACGTTGTTCAGTCCCGGCTACTTCAAGCAGCTGACCGTGCCCGTCGCGGTCGCCAATCCCTCCACCGCGACCGGGCTCGCCGGCGCAAGCACGCCCATACGCCTGGTGCTGGACGCTCACAACATCAAGATCACATCGCGAAATGTCTTGGCGCAGACCAAGACCGGCTCGTCGCACGACGTGATCATGGTCGGCGCGCATCTCGACAGCCCGCGCGGCGGCCCGGGCATCAACGACGGCGGCTCCGGGGTGGCCGCGGTGCTGGAAACTGCCCTGCAGCTGGGCCCGCTGGCACCGGTGAACAACGCGGTGCGGTTCGCGTTCTGGGGCGCCGACGAGGACGGGCTGAACGGCGTCATGGACTACGTGTTCGGCATGAACAGCGATCAACTCAACGACATCGCGATGTACCTGAACTTCACCACGCTGGGTTCACCCAACGCCGGCTTCTTCACCGACGACGGCGATCAGTCCGGTCCGCCGGCGCCCGGGGTGACCTACGCGGACATCCCCGACGGGTCCGCCGGCATCGAGCGCACCCTGGCCGGCTACCTGAACCTGGCCGGGAAGCGGCCCGCGGACATGCCGCTGAGCACCCTGGCGGACTATCACCCCTTCATGGTTGCGGGCGTGCCGGTCGGGGGCATGACGGCCGGGGCCTCGCAACCGAAAACCACCGTGCAGGCCCGGCTGTGGGGCGGGCAAGCCGGCGCCCCGTTCGACCCCAACTATCAGGGTCCCCGGGAAACCGTCGACAACATCAACCGGGATGCGTTGGCCATCATGGGTTCTGGCGTCGCCTTCGCAGTGGGCAGCTATGCGGCGTTTATCGGCGGGGTCAACGGCGTGCCGCCGCACGACAAGCGGCATCGGACCCGGATGCCTTGA
- a CDS encoding HNH endonuclease signature motif containing protein, translated as MFDTRLHEYWEPPRCERSSALVDRMCASWRLEAQVVADRLDAVGELFELRRAQRGEELDWAVDTWAAVAAEVAAAFRVSLAMAGSFLRYALAMRQRLPRVAAVFRAGDISYRLFQTIVYRTDLITDTAVLAAVDAELAVRAARWPSMTRGRLAGEIDKIVAKADVDAVRRREQCRAERGVSIEDLEGGMSEIHGSLFSPDAHALDQRLDALAATVCEHDPRGRDQLRADALGALAASADRMGCRCGRSDCAARTRPPATPVVIHVIAEQASVRGQGSAPASEVGADGLITAELVAELAGSATLVPLSAPAEAEARYTPSAKLADFVRCRDLTCRAPGCDRPAVDCDIDHTMPYSQGGATHPSNLKCLCRQHHLLKTFWGWRDEQLPDGTLIWRLPGGHTYVTTPGSALLFPSLCAPTGDLPAATAVERCAERTAMMPRRTRTRAQDRAQRIATERHHNRRARLATQPARPGPAPPDDEPPPF; from the coding sequence ATGTTCGATACGCGGCTGCATGAGTATTGGGAGCCTCCGCGCTGTGAGCGCTCGAGCGCCCTGGTGGATCGGATGTGTGCGTCCTGGCGGTTAGAGGCGCAAGTGGTCGCGGACCGGTTAGATGCGGTCGGGGAGTTGTTCGAGTTGCGCCGCGCCCAACGCGGTGAAGAGCTTGATTGGGCGGTGGACACCTGGGCGGCGGTGGCGGCCGAGGTGGCCGCGGCGTTTCGGGTCAGTCTGGCGATGGCGGGCAGCTTCCTGCGGTATGCGTTGGCGATGCGTCAGCGGCTGCCGCGGGTGGCGGCGGTGTTTCGCGCCGGCGACATCAGTTACCGGTTGTTTCAGACGATCGTGTACCGCACGGATTTGATCACCGACACCGCGGTATTGGCCGCGGTGGATGCCGAGCTGGCGGTGCGCGCGGCGCGGTGGCCCTCGATGACCCGGGGCCGGTTGGCCGGCGAGATCGACAAGATCGTGGCGAAGGCGGACGTCGACGCGGTGCGCCGTCGCGAGCAGTGCCGGGCCGAGCGCGGGGTCTCGATCGAGGATCTCGAGGGCGGCATGTCCGAAATCCACGGCAGCCTGTTCAGCCCGGATGCGCACGCCCTGGACCAGCGGTTGGACGCCTTGGCGGCCACGGTGTGTGAGCATGACCCGCGTGGCCGCGACCAGCTGCGCGCCGACGCGTTGGGGGCGCTGGCCGCCTCTGCGGATCGGATGGGTTGCCGCTGTGGGCGCAGTGACTGTGCGGCCAGAACGCGGCCGCCGGCAACGCCGGTCGTCATCCACGTGATCGCCGAGCAGGCCAGCGTCCGGGGCCAAGGGTCGGCTCCGGCGTCGGAGGTGGGCGCCGACGGGCTGATCACTGCCGAGCTGGTGGCCGAGCTGGCCGGCTCGGCCACGCTGGTGCCGCTGAGCGCCCCAGCCGAGGCCGAAGCGCGCTACACCCCGTCGGCCAAGCTGGCCGATTTTGTGCGGTGTCGGGATCTGACCTGTCGGGCCCCGGGTTGTGACCGCCCAGCGGTCGACTGCGATATCGACCACACGATGCCCTACTCGCAGGGCGGTGCGACGCATCCGTCGAACCTGAAATGCCTGTGCCGCCAACATCATTTGCTCAAGACGTTCTGGGGTTGGCGTGATGAGCAGTTGCCCGACGGCACCCTGATCTGGCGGCTGCCCGGCGGGCACACCTATGTCACCACTCCCGGCAGCGCGCTGCTGTTCCCCAGCCTGTGCGCGCCCACCGGTGACCTCCCGGCCGCCACGGCCGTCGAGCGCTGTGCCGAGCGGACCGCGATGATGCCGCGACGCACAAGGACCCGCGCCCAAGACCGGGCCCAGCGCATCGCCACCGAACGCCACCACAACCGCCGAGCCCGCTTAGCGACCCAGCCCGCCCGACCCGGCCCCGCACCACCAGACGACGAACCCCCACCCTTCTAA